TCCTCATTTGCATCGTTCCTGCCTCATTTCTCTCTTTGAAATAATCATTTATCTGATCGAAGGTCAGTATACTCTTTTGCTTTACCTGCACCATATATCCCGCCTCAAGACCGAATGATAGTCTACGCCAATGGCTGCTGGCAGCTAATACAGGTTGTAATGCCGAAGCTTTTCTTACATATTTCACTTCTACCCTGTCTGCATCGTAGGTGTGGGTTATAGTCTCTGTGTAAGTATTGCCATCATCATCCGTGTAAGATTCCTCATGAGAAAGCGTGAAGTTAGAATACACTTTGAAACCATTTATCCAAAGTTCTTTCTGGTAATTGTCAATATCGCCTACGTGGTTAGAACCTCTGAAATGATAAAAGTCTAACCCCGGTTTTATAGCAATTGCGCCAAGATTTACTACATAACGGTATCCCAGGTGATAATACAAACCACCATCACCACCTATATTATGAAATCCTCCGATACCCAGCACGATATCATGGTTTTCCCTGAAGACGGATTCATACACCGCTCCTATAGTACGTATCTGGTTGGCAAAACCATTCTTGGCTGTTCCGTTAAAAGTCTTTGTTTCCTGCTCACCTGTACTAAGGGAGTAACTTGAATACTGAAAAGTGGTTTGGGTTACCTGTCCCGGGCTGATGGGTGATACACCGCCAAAGGTGAATCCAAGAATATGATAATGCCGGGGGAAGTGTTCAAAATATTTACTGGTACTACGCTGTTCATTCTTAGGAGGAGCAAAGTTTTGCGCTATTCGCTGGGCAAAACTCTGACAGCCGATAATCGTTAACAAGGGTAAAATGATGCTACTTAGGTTATACCGCATATTATAGGGTCAATTGAATACTCTCACAAAAATGGAGAATTTTCTTAACATCGAAAAATAAATACATAAATGGAGGATGATCAACAAGAAGGCAAAAAACAGCCTGCGACACAAATCGCAGGCTGTTTTGTTTAAATCGTATCCCCTCCTCTACTTTTTTACTGGTTACATGGATTCGTCCAGTACACAGGATCAGACCATGCTTCACCACAGCTGGTAGTAGCCTGCACCTGCAAGCGGTGCTGTACGCCACAATTACCAACCGGGATCACATCAACATAACCTGAGCTGGTGGTTTTCTTCAACACACCATCTACATACCAGTTAAATGTACCTGCCGAATAATTATTTACACTCGCAGAAATACCATAATAAGGATATGGCACCAATTGCACATTTGAAATAACCGGGTTAGTGGGTAAGCCTGCTGTAAGCGCTATGCCTGTTGCTTTGGGTGTAGTGAAACAACTACCTGAAACAGTGGCGGTAAGCTGGAATGAACCATTCCCGATCTTAGTCACCACTACGGAAGAACCATTTGGTGCCAGAGAAACAATGCCTGCAGGCGATGCGGACCAGGCAACTGTACCACAGGGGTTATTCACAGTGAAAGTAGCATTGGTACAAATACTGGTGGTAGATCCTGATATCGTCAATGAAGGCATTGTATTATTTACAGGCACAGTACCCGATACCGGGTAGATGTTTCCGCCTACATTCACCGTTGCTGTTACAGGCGTCAAAGCCGGACTACATGGATCTGCAGTCAGCGCGATGGCCTGTGATGGTGTTGAGATCACCGCTGGTGCAGGCGCGCCGCCATAGGTATATCCGTTATTGGCTCCAAGAATAAAATTGTAAACAGCACCAGTCACGGCTTCATTTACACCAACAGGCTGATACAATGCGGTACCGCATACCTTATTAATAGTGGTAGGCTTCATTGTAAAATTCATGGACTCACTGATCGTAACCCTTGTGATGGTTACTTTCGCTACGCCCTGTGTGCCCTGCGTAGGTGCAGCCAGGAGAATGATACCATTATAATTTGAACCCGGATTGAACGCCTGAAAACCGTAATCAGCTGCGGCTGTACCAGGTGGTACATAAAGCATGTTCCCTGTTTGCAATGTACCATAATTTGCTTCAGGCACACCGCCACAAGCTGTAGGGTTTGTCTGACTGGCAGCAGGCAACGTGTTGAAAAAGGTCGCGTACATCGGTACACCAAGGTCACCGGCAGCAGCAGTGGATGATGCAGTGATGGAAATATTGTAGGAATGCCCTGCTACAAATGGATATTGTATAGCATAAGCAGTACCTAAACGACTGGTGCTACTCGTACTCCATAATGTGGTCAGTACAATGCCACCGGAGCCATTGTAGGCCACACCACCAGCTACTGGATAATGTTGGCTGCCGCCTATAGTATAGACGGCCGTGTTAAAAACATTACAGGTTGTGGTGGGAAGCCCACCTGTCGAGTAAACAATGGATGCAGTTTGTGCATAGGATTTTGGAATTATGTATGCGCACATACATAATAAAATTAAAAGGATTCTCTTCATAAAAAATTACTGAAAAATAGGGTGAACAAATAATGATAATGAGGGTTAACGAATTACTGATGTAAAGGTAAGAAGGAATAACTAAAGAGGATAATTAGGTATTAATCATTACACACCATTCAAAACACAGCGGACTTTCAAACCGATCGATCTGAAAGTCCGTTGTGTTTGTGCTGATGGCTGCGTATATAAAAGTACATTTTACCACCCGCGTAAAACCTCATAATTATGCCACCGGCGCAAACTCTTCCGCCTTCCACGTGGCCATATTCTCATAAGTCTTATACCTCAGTGTCACCAACTCCTGCGCCAATCCCATCAATCTTTTCGCCTCTGCGGGATTTGCTGAAGCCAGTGCTTTGTACCTCGTCTCATTGTAAGCATAATCTGTAAATGACACAGCTGGTCTTGGTGAATCCAATACAAAAGGATTCTTACCTGCCTCACGCAAAGCCGGATTATACCTGATCAATGGCCAGTATCCACTGGACACTGCCAGCTGTTGCTGCGTCAATCCTTTCTCCATATCTATACCATGCGCAATACAATGACTATATGCCAAAATCAGGGATGGGCCTTTATAAGCTTCTGCCTCACGCAATGCCAGTAGTGTTTGCTGTGGATTTGCACCCATCGCAATCTGCGCTACATATACATTGCCATAAGAGATAGCCTGCATGGCCAGATCTTTTTTACCTACTTTCTTTCCTGCTGCGGCAAACTTTGCGATCGCAGCTGTAGGTGTCGCTTTTGACATCTGGCCACCTGTATTGGAATAGACTTCAGTATCTAACACCAGAACATTTACATTACGTCCGGTAGACAGTACATGATCTAATCCTGAAGAACCAATATCATACGCCCATCCATCACCTCCTATCAACCATACACTTCTCTTTACCAGGTGATCGGCAACTGCCAGTAATTGTGCCGCCAGTGCATTGCCACGGAGTGCATGCAGTTTTTGTTTCAGCACACCTACCCTATCGCGTTGTTCGGCAATGTGTGATTCCAATTGTTGCGGTGCATGCAGGATAGCATTTACTAATTCATCATTCTCTAACACAGGTTGCAATGACAGTAGCAATGTCTGTGCTATTTCCCATTGTTTATCTGCCGCCACACGCATCCCCAGTCCAAACTCTGCATTGTCTTCAAAGAGGGAATTGGACCATGCCGGACCACGTTTATCTTTGTTCACAGACCATGGTGTGGTCGGTAAATTACCACCATAAATAGAAGAACATCCTGTTGCATTTGCCACCAGTAATCTATCACCATACAACTGCGTCAGCAATTTCACATAAGGTGTTTCACCACAACCAGCACATGCACCGGAGAATTCAAACAATGGCTCCAGGAATTGCGCGCCTCTCACGGTAGAGAAATCCAGTTCTGAACGGTTGTTCACCGGCACACTTTCAAAGAAGCGGATATGCTCACGGCCAGTAGCCAGTGAAGGCTTTGGCGTCATATTGATCGCCTTCCTGGAAGCATCTTTGATATCGACTACAGGACAGGCCTGTACACAGAGTTTACAGCCGGTACAATCTTCTAAATATACCTGTAAGGTATATCTTGTTTCAGGGAAACCACGTGCATTGATGGCAGCAGATGGGAAACCTTCAGGTGCTTTTTCGAGATAAGATTCATGATAGAACTTAGAACGGATCACACTATGCGGACACACAAAGCTACAATTACCACATTGTATACAGCTATCAGGTTCCCATACCGGTACATCATCTGCAATATTTCTTTTCTCCCACTTCGTGGTACCAGTTGGATAAGTACCATCTATTGGCATCTTACTCACCGGCAACAGATCGCCTTTCCCTTCCAGCAACATCGCAGTTACTTCCTGTACAAAAGCAGGTGCCTCTGCAGGAATACCATCATCCATGGGCAATGAACCTGTAGCACTTGCTGGTATGTTTACACGTACCAGGTGCGCCAGTGTATCATCCACTGCCTTGAAATTCTTCTGTACAATCGCTTCGCCTTTTGCCAGATAAGATTTGCGGATGAATTTCTTTATCTGTTCAATCGCTTCATCGGCTGGCAAAACATTAGATAACGCGAAAAAGCAGGTTTGCATGATCGTGTTGATACGCTGGCCCATACCAGCTGCAGCAGCTACTTTGGAGGCATCGATCACAAACAGCTTCATTTGCTTATCTATCAATTGTTCCTGCACCATACGTGGCAGATGGTCCCACACTTCATCCGCAGAATATGGGCTATTCAACAGGAAAGTAGCACCCGGCCGGGCACTCTGCAACATATCAGTCTTACTGATAAAATTGTATTTATGACAGGCAATAAAATCAGCTTTGTCAACCAACCATGGCGCACGGATAGGATCTTTCCCAAATCGCAGGTGAGACACCGTTTGCGTACCTGATTTACGTGAGTCATATACAAAATATCCCTGTGCATACAGGTCGGTTTCCTCACCGATGATCTTGATACTATTCTTATTCGCACCTACCGTACCATCTGCACCTAATCCATAAAACAGCGCACAGACCCTGTCTGACGGTTCGATATGGAAATGGTTGTCGTAATCAATACTTGTATGGGTGACATCATCATTGATGCCGATCGTGAATCCATGTTTGGGTACCGGATTATTGAGTTCATCCAGTACGGCTTTCGCCATTGCCGGGGTGAACTCTTTTGAAGATAAGCCATAACGACCGCCGGTAATACGTGGTAGTTTTGACAAACGACCGGCTGTATATGCCTGGCAGATATGCGTAACGATATCCTGGTACAACGGTTCTCCCGCAGCGCCGGGTTCTTTGGTACGATCCAGTACTACGATCTTTTCAACCGTATCAGGTAATGCAGACAACAGGTGTTCGCCGGAGAAGGGGCGGAATAAACGTACCAATATTACTCCTACTTTTTCACCATTGTGCTGCAGTATACATACGGTTTCTTTCAATACTTCTCCGCCGGAGCCCATGACCACTGCCACTCTCTCTGCCTGCGGATGACCATAATATTCAAACAGCTGATACTGCCGCCCTGTCAATTCTCCCAACTGATCCATGGCATCCTGCACAATGACAGGCGCCGCCGAATAAAAAGGATTCACTGTTTCACGACCCTGGAAATATACATCCGGGTTCTGTGCAGTACCTCTTATAAAAGGCTGATCAGGATTCAGGCTACGTGCACGATGTTCGCTCACGAGTGTATCACTGATCATACTTTTGATCTGGTCATCGGGTATTAGTTGTATCTTATTTATTTCATGCGAAGTACGGAATCCATCAAAAAAATGTATGAATGGAATACGTGCGCGCAGTGTGGCTGCCTGGCTAATCAGCGCCATATCATGCGCTTCCTGTACAGAAGCAGACGATAACATAGCAAAACCGGTAGTACGTGCCGCCATTACATCGCTATGATCGCCGAAGATAGACAATGCCTGTGCAGCCAGTGACCTTGCAGCCACATGAAATACAGCACAGGTAAGTTCTCCGGCTATTTTGTACATGTTAGGTAACATGAGCATCAGCCCCTGTGATGCTGTAAAAGTGGTGGTCAATGCGCCAGCCTGCAAAGCGCCGTGTACCACACCTGCGGCACCACCTTCGCTTTGCATTTCTATTACATCCGGCACCTGGCCCCAGATATTTTTTAAACCTTTCGCCGCCCATTCATCTGCCAGTTCTGACATGGTAGAAGAAGGCGTGATCGGATAGATTGCACATACTTCATTAACGCGATACGCGATATATGCCACGGCTTCATTGCCGTCCAGCGTAGCAATAACTGGTGTAGTCTCTTGTGTCATAGTGAGGTTGATTTACGCTCCGGGTACCATTTCGATTGCATGGCAGGAACACTGCTCGCTACACACTGCGCAGCCGGTGCAAATATCATAATTGAAGGAATAGCCATTGCCCGGTCCCAGTTTTGTGATTGCCTTTTGCGGACAGGCGCCAAAGCAGCCATCGCATTCAAAGCAATTGCCACAGGACAAACACCGGCGGGCTTCAAACAGTACTTCTTTTTCCCTGAGGCCGTAGGTTACTTCGTCAAAACCAGCGATACGGTCTTCCGCTGGTCTTACCACCTGGGTGCCCTGAGGGGCATAGGTGCGGTACCAGCGATGCAGTTTTTCGTATCCAATGAGAGGAGATTTGGCTGATGGTGTATAGGTTTTGTTATTCAGGTAAGCGTCTATATAACGGGCTGTTTTTTTACCGTGACCAATAGCGATCGTTACATTTCTTTCTCCGGGCACCATATCACCACCTGCAAATATGCCGGGATAGCCGGTCATCATACTGCTGTCTACGCACACATTATCATCTGGAGTGAATGTAATGCCGGGTATATTTTTCAGGAAACCGGTATCTGTTTCCTGGCCCAGTGCCATGATGAGGGAGTCTGCTTCCAGGGTTTCAAAGCGACCTGTAGGCACAGGTTTGCCGTCTACCAGTTCCATCACTTCTACCGTCATCGTCATGCCATCTACTGATTTGATAGCGCGCAACCAGTGAATGTTGACACCTTCTTCGAGGGCTTCCTGGGCTTCAAAATCGTGGGCAGGCATATTGGCGCGGTCCCGACGATAGATGATCATGGTATCTTCCACACCCAGTCGTTTTGCAGTACGGGCGGCATCCATTGCAGTGTTACCACCACCATAAATAGCTACACGACGTCCCAGTTGTGGTGCATCGCCCTCTTCCACCTGTTTCAGGAAAGAGATCGCGTCCATCATTTTGAAAGCATCTTTGGCAGGAAGGTCTATTTTTTTAGAAAGGTGGGAGCCAATAGCGAGGAATACAGCGTCAAATTTGCCCTGTTCTTTTTCGTGCAACAGGTCTTCTACTTTATGATTATACTCGACAGAAACGCCCATTTTACAGATGCGTGCTACTTCCTGATCCAGTTCATGACGTGGCAGGCGGTAAGCGGGGATGCCAAAGTGCATCATTCCACCGGCAATAGGGCCGGCTTCATGAATTTCCACTTCATGTCCCTTACGCCTCAGGTGATAGGCGGCAGAGAGGCCTGCAGGGCCGGCGCCGACAATCAATACCCGTTTGCCGGTAGTCGGCGGGGTAGCGATGGTCCATCCTTTATGCAGGGCTTCGTCTCCAAGAAATCTTTCTACAGCGTGGATATTGACAGCACTGTCAATATGCGTTCGATTGCATTGCACCTCACAGGTGTGATAGCAAACCCTGCCCATGACGGCAGGAAATGGGTTGTCTTCCATGATCGTGCGCCAGGCGGCTTCATAATTGCCGGCCTGGGCCAGCGACAGCCACCCTTGAATGTTTTCACCTGCCGGACAGGTGTTGTTGCAGGGTGGCAGCAGGTTGGCGTATACAGGATGTTGTGTCCTTGTAGGGCCGGTGCCAGCACTGTGGCTTTGCAGATCAGGCGATAAGGTAATATCCTGATTTGTTTTCATAATATGTGAAGGTATTATCCCCGGGAGGGATAAAATGTGCTTGTAATCATGACAAGGGGTGATAATGATCAACAAGCACTCCTTCAGTCATCACAACTTAGCTAGTAGCTCCTTCTTCTTATTCTGAAATTCCTCCTCGGTCAAAATTCCTTTGTTCTTCAGGTCATTCAACTGCTCAATCTGATCCAATACGGTAGGAGCTGCTGGTGCCACCGCCGGTGCTGCTGCCGGCTGTTTTGCCCTGATCCATTCTGACTGAATAATCAAAAATAGCCTATCCAGCAGTTTCTCCACTGGCAATGCCTGGGACGGAAACAAAGTGGTCGAATTTCCTGGTGATAACAAAAACAGGTAGTCCCTTTTTAACAGGACTACCTGCAAAAACTTTAATCTCAAAATATGTTTATCAGATCTTAATCAGATAAGCCCTGATTTGAATAGCTTCCAGTCTCTTGGATGCACCGGTCACTCCGGCTATGTCATTTTCACTCACCCAACTTTCCCAGCCATATGAATCCTGGTGCACTCTGTAATATATGTAAGGCCTTGCTGTTGTTGAAGGCGCAGCATCATTAAATGTAACAGTATAATTAGGATTTTCATAACGGGGACCATAGATCCGGATGGCTTCCATTCTCCTGGACTGACCTACCGTACCGGCAACGCCATATGGAGAAGTTACGTAATTCTGCCAGTCAATGTCCTGCACGTGTGCTTTGTAAGTAAAACCAAAGCTGCCGGTAAAGTAAGTGGTTCCTGTTTCATCTGCTGCTCCAAACTGGATGTATGGCAGCTTGATGGCCTCCATTCTCCTGGACTGACCAGTGGTGCCTATGATCTGGTTAGCGCCAGGAGTAGTTGTACTAAACGCATCGGGCGCTGTACTGTTCATGATATTAAAGTTATAATCCGTCCAGCCAAGGTTCTGTAAATTAGCAGAGGCAGTGCCAAGCGTCTGGTACCAGTTACCAGTGATGACTACGCCTACACCAGTCACGCTATGTGTAGGAAGATTAGCAGCCGCAATCTCCGCAGCTCTTGCAGAACGAATTTCTTTTAAAAGATCTGCTTTACCATC
This Chitinophaga sancti DNA region includes the following protein-coding sequences:
- the nifJ gene encoding pyruvate:ferredoxin (flavodoxin) oxidoreductase; translation: MTQETTPVIATLDGNEAVAYIAYRVNEVCAIYPITPSSTMSELADEWAAKGLKNIWGQVPDVIEMQSEGGAAGVVHGALQAGALTTTFTASQGLMLMLPNMYKIAGELTCAVFHVAARSLAAQALSIFGDHSDVMAARTTGFAMLSSASVQEAHDMALISQAATLRARIPFIHFFDGFRTSHEINKIQLIPDDQIKSMISDTLVSEHRARSLNPDQPFIRGTAQNPDVYFQGRETVNPFYSAAPVIVQDAMDQLGELTGRQYQLFEYYGHPQAERVAVVMGSGGEVLKETVCILQHNGEKVGVILVRLFRPFSGEHLLSALPDTVEKIVVLDRTKEPGAAGEPLYQDIVTHICQAYTAGRLSKLPRITGGRYGLSSKEFTPAMAKAVLDELNNPVPKHGFTIGINDDVTHTSIDYDNHFHIEPSDRVCALFYGLGADGTVGANKNSIKIIGEETDLYAQGYFVYDSRKSGTQTVSHLRFGKDPIRAPWLVDKADFIACHKYNFISKTDMLQSARPGATFLLNSPYSADEVWDHLPRMVQEQLIDKQMKLFVIDASKVAAAAGMGQRINTIMQTCFFALSNVLPADEAIEQIKKFIRKSYLAKGEAIVQKNFKAVDDTLAHLVRVNIPASATGSLPMDDGIPAEAPAFVQEVTAMLLEGKGDLLPVSKMPIDGTYPTGTTKWEKRNIADDVPVWEPDSCIQCGNCSFVCPHSVIRSKFYHESYLEKAPEGFPSAAINARGFPETRYTLQVYLEDCTGCKLCVQACPVVDIKDASRKAINMTPKPSLATGREHIRFFESVPVNNRSELDFSTVRGAQFLEPLFEFSGACAGCGETPYVKLLTQLYGDRLLVANATGCSSIYGGNLPTTPWSVNKDKRGPAWSNSLFEDNAEFGLGMRVAADKQWEIAQTLLLSLQPVLENDELVNAILHAPQQLESHIAEQRDRVGVLKQKLHALRGNALAAQLLAVADHLVKRSVWLIGGDGWAYDIGSSGLDHVLSTGRNVNVLVLDTEVYSNTGGQMSKATPTAAIAKFAAAGKKVGKKDLAMQAISYGNVYVAQIAMGANPQQTLLALREAEAYKGPSLILAYSHCIAHGIDMEKGLTQQQLAVSSGYWPLIRYNPALREAGKNPFVLDSPRPAVSFTDYAYNETRYKALASANPAEAKRLMGLAQELVTLRYKTYENMATWKAEEFAPVA
- a CDS encoding SHOCT domain-containing protein encodes the protein MRLKFLQVVLLKRDYLFLLSPGNSTTLFPSQALPVEKLLDRLFLIIQSEWIRAKQPAAAPAVAPAAPTVLDQIEQLNDLKNKGILTEEEFQNKKKELLAKL
- a CDS encoding NAD(P)-binding protein, whose product is MKTNQDITLSPDLQSHSAGTGPTRTQHPVYANLLPPCNNTCPAGENIQGWLSLAQAGNYEAAWRTIMEDNPFPAVMGRVCYHTCEVQCNRTHIDSAVNIHAVERFLGDEALHKGWTIATPPTTGKRVLIVGAGPAGLSAAYHLRRKGHEVEIHEAGPIAGGMMHFGIPAYRLPRHELDQEVARICKMGVSVEYNHKVEDLLHEKEQGKFDAVFLAIGSHLSKKIDLPAKDAFKMMDAISFLKQVEEGDAPQLGRRVAIYGGGNTAMDAARTAKRLGVEDTMIIYRRDRANMPAHDFEAQEALEEGVNIHWLRAIKSVDGMTMTVEVMELVDGKPVPTGRFETLEADSLIMALGQETDTGFLKNIPGITFTPDDNVCVDSSMMTGYPGIFAGGDMVPGERNVTIAIGHGKKTARYIDAYLNNKTYTPSAKSPLIGYEKLHRWYRTYAPQGTQVVRPAEDRIAGFDEVTYGLREKEVLFEARRCLSCGNCFECDGCFGACPQKAITKLGPGNGYSFNYDICTGCAVCSEQCSCHAIEMVPGA